ATGAGCCTCGTCACGACCGGTCTCGCCACGCCCTTGGCCGCGGCGTCACAGCGTTGGCCGCGCGTGAGCCACGGCGCGCGCCTCGTGACGGGCCTCCTCTCCCTTGCCCTTGGCGTCTGGCTCGTCTATCAAATCGGCTGGAAAGACGGGCTCTTCCTCGCCGCCCCCCACTGGTCGCCACGATAAGCTAGAATACGGCGATGACCGCCGGCCCCTCCTGAGCCACGCCTCACCCATGCGCCCCGAGATAGCGGTCGTCGGAGCCGGATTCAGCGGCACCATGGTCGCGGTTCACCTCCTTCGACTGGCTCGCTCCTTCTCGGCGGACGTTTCGGTGGCCCTCTACGAGCAAGGCGGTGCTCCCGGCCGGGGACACGCCTATGGGACGACCAGCCCGATTCATCTCCTGAATGTTCCGGCCGGCCGCATGAGCGCGTTCCCCGACGCTCCCACCCATTTCTTGGACTGGGCCCGCGCTCGGGACGGATCGGTCCGGCCCGAGGCGTTTCTCCCGCGCCACGACTACGGTGAGTACCTCGCCGAAATCCTGAATCGCGAGACCAAGGAATCGAAGGGCCGCCTCGAAATTCGTTCGGCCGAAGTGCTCGACGTGGAATCGGCGGGCGAGGGACTCCGGCTGCGCTTCCGCTCGGGGCCGGCGAGGTCCGCAAGCCGCGTCGTCCTCGCCACCGGGCACCCGCTTCCCGCGCCGCCAATTCCACTCGATCGCGCGGTCCTCGATGGGGGTCGGTACAAAGAGAATCCCTGGGACAGCGCCGCGCTGGATCGGCTCCCCAGCGACGCATCCCTTCTCCTGATCGGGAGCGGCCTGACCGCGGTCGACGTGCTTCTGGAGTCGCGCCGCCGCGGGTTCCGGGGCGTGATCCACCTTCTGTCGCGGCGCGGGCTTCTTCCCCTGCCGCACGGCGGGGCGGAACCGCCCCGATCCGGAATCCCGGCCGATTTCCCGCGAGGGCGTCTCCTCCCGATGATGAAGCGGCTCCGGATGGAGGCGCTGCGCGCCGAGAAGAACGGGGAAGGGTGGCGTTCGAGCATCGACGCCCTCCGGCCCGCGACGCAGGAGCTCTGGCGCTCGCTCGACGCCGAGGAGAAGCAGCGTTTCCTGAGGCACCCACGGGCCTACTGGGAGGTCCATCGACACCGCGTTGCTCCCGAGATCGACGAAAAAGTGAAGGTCGAGCTTCAATCCGGGAGGGTGGTGCGGCACGCGGCGCGGATCGTCGCGATCGGGGCCGCGAGCGACGGGCTCCGGGTGGGCATCGCCCCACGGGGCGCCGCCGCGGCGAAGGAGCTCCTCGTGCAGCGGGTCATCAACTGCACCGGACCCAACACCGGCGTCGAGATGTGCCGGTCGCCGCTCACGCTGACTCTCTTGACGTCGGGGGCCTGCACACCGGACGAGGTGGGCATCGGCTTGGCGTGCGACGCCGACGGCGCGCTGATGGACTCGGCGGGGCGCGTCTCGGATCGCCTCTTCACACTCGGTCCGCTTCGAAAGGGAGAGCTCTGGGAGAGCACGGCGGTCCCGGAGCTCCGCGTGCAGGCGGAGCGCCTGGCGCGCCGTCTCCTGGGCGGAATGGACGCCGGTAGTCCGCGATGAAGTCCGCTGCTTCATACGGCGCCGCCCACCCATGCGCCGGGCGAAACCTTGCCTGGGACAGGAGCGTATGTAATTCTCAGCCCAGCCGCGCCGGGATTCCCGAAGGAGCCTCTCTCCTTCACCCTTGCGCGCACCGCCTGGGATCCGGCACTCCATCTACCCGGAGGACCTATGCTTAGCACTCGGGGCCTGGTCAAGATCTACCCAGGTCCGGTCACGGCGTTGAACGGAATCGACCTGGACGTGCCTCAAGGCATGTTCGGGCTCCTCGGACCGAACGGCGCGGGGAAGTCCACCTTCATGAAGATCCTCGCCGGGCTGCTCGAGCCTACCTCGGGCAGCGTGACGCTGGACGGATCGGACATTCTCGGGCATCCGGACACCCTCTGGCCGCGCCTCGGTTATCTGCCGCAGGAATTCGGCTTCTATCCTCACCTGACGGGCGAGGCCATGCTCGCGCATCTCCTCGAGCTCAAAGGGGTCGCGGCGCCGCAAGGACGCAAAAAGCTCGTGGCGGCTCTCCTGGAACGCGTGAATCTCACATTCGCGGCCAAGCGCAGGGTCAAAGGGTATTCCGGCGGCATGCGGCAGCGTCTTGGGATCGCGCAGGCTCTCGCGGGCGATCCGCGTCTCATCATCGTGGACGAGCCGACGGCGGGATTGGATCCGGAGGAGCGCCTGCGGTTCTACCATCTGCTGTCCGAGCTCGCGGCGAATCGCATCGTCCTTCTCTCAACCCACATCGTGGAGGACGTCGCGGTGCTCTGTCCGCGCTTCGCCGTCATCCGCGCGGGCCGGCTCTTGACGGTGACGTCGCCGAGCGAGGCCCGCGCGGCAATACGCGGGCACATCTTCGAGGGCATGGTGAGCGTGGACGATCTGCCGCGCTTGCGCGCCGAGCGCACGGTCACGCAGGCGCTCCTGGTGGAGGGGCGCAACCGGGCGCGGATCTACGAGCCCGCGGGATCTCCGCCCGACGGGTTCGCCTCCGTTCCGGTGACGCTGGAGGATGCCTACCTCGTGCTCATGCGCCTCGGCGCGTTTCCCACCGACGAGCCGCGCGCCGGCCGAGCCGCGCAACGCGACGACGCGCTGTCGCCGGGCTCCGCGCCGGCCGAGGTCGCGGGATGAGTTTTAGGCGGCTTCGGGCGACCTTCAGCGTGGAGTACTGGCACACCTTGCGTCGGCCGCTCTTCATCGTGCTCGCCTTCATGCTGCTCTTGAGCGCGTTCGGGCTCTCCTCCGGGAAGATGTCGATCTCCTCCGGGGACAGCTCGGTCGGCGGAACGAAGGCCTGGATCACGTCGGAGTTCGCGCAGACGCAGATGATGACGTTCATCGTCCTGCTCTATTACGCGTTCTTCATCGCGATCGGGGCGGGCATGACGCTGCTCCGCGATCGCGAGACCAAAGTCGACACGCTGCTCCACTCCACGCCGCTCACGGCGGGCGAGTATGTATGGGGACGCTTCCTCGCGATCACGTGCGGCTTCATCGTCCTGATGGTCTGGCAGATGGCCGTCACCGCGCTGTTCAACCACGTGGTTCCGAACGCGTCGGCCCTGGAGATCCGCGGCCCGTTCCGGATGATGAACTATCTCACCCCGGTGCTAACCATCGGTCTTCCGTTTCTCATCTTCTTTGCCGGCCTGTCGATGTTTCTCGGAGAGAAGACCCGAAGTCCGGTCCTGGTCTTCCTGCTTCCGGTGGCGACGCTTCTCATTTTCGGATTCTTTCTCTGGACCTGGGCGCCTTCGTGGCTCGACCTGAGAGTGAACAAGCTCTTCCAGCTGATCGACCCCGCCGGCTATCGGTGGCTCAATGAAACGCACTTGAAGGTGGACCGCGGCGTCCAGTTCTACAACACGCAGCCGGTCCCCTACGACTTGCTGTTCTGGCTGAACCGGGCGTGGATGATCGTGGCCGGCCTGGGCGCCGTGCTCCTCGCCCAGCGGTCCGTTGCCCAGTCGCTGCGCGGCGAGGTCGCCTCCAAGGCCCACGCGAGGATGGGAACGCGGCCGGCCGTAGCGGGCATGGGGGACGAGGCGCCGGCGGCCGGCCCCGTGAGCGCTCTCGGGATGAAGAGCGGAGCGCCGTCGTTCCTCGGAGGCGCGATCTCGGTCGCGAGGGTGGAGCTCCATGAATTGCTCCGCCAACCGGGCCTCTACATCTTCATCCCGGTCATCCTGGCCCAGGGGCTCGCCAACGCTCTGTTGGCCGTGGGCATGTTCGATACGCCGATCCTCTTGACGCCCGGCATGACGGCGGTCGCGATCTCGACCCAGATTTCCGCGCTCGTCTGTCTCATGCTCATGTTCTATACCGTCGAATCCCTGGAGCGGGAACGCACCACCGGCTTCTCGCAGATTCTCTACGCGACCCCGCTCCGCACCGCGGCGCTCCTGTCCGGCAAGGCCCTCGCGAACAGCGCGGTCGCGACCATAGTGCTGCTCGCGTCGCTTGCCGCGAGCGCGATCGCCCTGCTGGTGCAGCATACGGTCCCGTTCTCCTTCGGCCCGTACCTGCTCGTGTGGGGCCTCCTCCTGATTCCGACCTTCCTGGCGTGGACGGCCTTCGTGACCGCGGTCTACGCGGCGGTGGGGAACCGCTACGCCGCCTACGCCGTCGCCTTGGCGGCGTTCGCCTATACCGGCTTTCGTGTCTTGACCGGTCAGCTGAGCTGGGCCGGGAACTGGGCGTTGTGGCGCGCTCTCCGGTGGAGCGACCTCGGCTTCTTCGAGACCGACCGCGTCGCGTTGATCTTAAACCGCGTGATGGTCTTGGGTCTCGCGGTGCTCTTCATCGTGCTCGCGATGCGCCTCTTCGGGCGCCGCGGCGCCGATGCCGTGCGCACCATGCACCGTCTCGCCCCGAGCCGGCTGGCGTCTTCGGCGCTCAGGCTCGCGCCCTACGCCATGGTCCCTCTCATCGCCTGGGCGGCCCTCATATTCCAGGTGAGCGAGGGGAGCGAGGGCGCCGCGGCCAAGAAGGCGAAGAAGGATTACTGGGCGAAGAACCTCAAGACGTGGCTCGATGCCCCGCTGCCGGACATCGCGCGCGCCGACGTGAGGCTGAAGCTGGATCCGGCCCGGCACTGGTTGGCGAGTGATGGGACGTTCACGCTCGTGAACGGCCTGGACGCGCCGCTCGCTCAGATTCCGCTGACGGGGGGGTGGGACTGGGAGCATCTGACCTGGACCATGAACGGGCGCGCGGCCACGCCGGAGGACAGCCGGCACCTCTACATTTTTACTCCCCCCGTGCCGCTCGCCAAGGGCGACAGCGTCGTGATCGGTTGGAAGTGGGATGGGCGTTTCCCCAAGGGCGTCACGAAGAACGGCGGCAACACGATGGAGTTTGTCCTGCCGTCGGGGGTCGTCCTGACCGGGTTCACACCGAGCTTCGTGCCGGTCGTGGGATTCATGGAAGATCAGGGGGAGACCAAGGAGAACAAGACGGAGCCGCGCCGCTATCCGCGCGATTACTGGAAAGGGGTCACGCGCGCGAGCTACGGAGCCACCGCGTGGTTTCCCGCACGCGTAAGCGTCACGGCTCCCGCGGAGTACACGCTCAACTCGATCGGGGTCTGCGTGAGCGACTCGGTGAAGGACGGGTGGCGCACGCAAGTATGGGCGACGGATCACCCCGTGAAGATCCTCAACGTGGTATGCGGCAAGTGGAAGGTGAAACAGGGGAAGGGCACGACCATTTTCTACAGCTCCGCCCACCCGTACAACATCGATGAAATGTCCTCCACCCTGGACGCCGCCCGCCGCTGGTACTCCGAGTGGTTCCTCCCGTATCCCTGGCGGGAGCTCAAGCTCTCGGAATTTCCCGCCCTCGCCGGCTACGCCCAAGGCTTCGGAACGAATATCACGTTCAGCGAGAACATCGGGTTCCTGACCAAGAACGACGCCAAGACCGACGCGACATTTCTCGTCACCGCCCACGAGGCGGCGCACCAATGGTGGGGGAACATCTTGACCCCGGCCAACGGGCCGAACGGCGATTTCCTCAGCGAGGGCATGGCCCATTTCTCCACCCTGTTGCTGTTCGACAAGATGAAGGGCCCCCGGGGGCGAATGGAATTCGCGAAGTCCCTCGAAGCCCGTTACAATGATCGCCGGCGCGTGGACGACGAGCGCGCCATGTACGACGTGGATGGGAAGAGGGAAGCGGACGAGACGGTCATCTACGACCGCGGGGGCTGGGTTTTCTGGATGCTCTACGATTTCATGGGGCACGACCGCGCGCTGGCGGGCTATCAACACTTCATCCGGACGTGGAGTGTGGGCCGGGATCATCCCGCGCTTCAGGATTTCGTCGCCTCCATGCGCCCGTACGCGGCCGACGCCGCGGCGTACGACGCGTTCGTGAAGGAGTGGTTGGAGGATCGGGTCGTGCCGGAGTACCGGGTCGTCTCCGCGAAGAAGGCCAAGAGCGGTTACGACTATGACGTCACCGTGACGGTGCGGAACACCGGGACGGGGAGGATGCCGGTGGAAATTGCCGCCGCGGCCGGAGAGCGCTGGTCCGAGCCGAACGCGAAGGCACCCGAAGCACGCTGGGAGCAGAATCCGTCCTACCGCGAAGCGCGCGGGAGCGTGACGCTCGGCGCCGGAGAATCGAGGACGCTCACGATCCGCTGCGGATTCGTGCCCGAGCGCGTCGTGGTGGATCCCGACGCGCGAATCCTGCAGCTCCGGCGAAAGCAAGCGGTCGCGACCCTGTAGAGCCGGGACCTCCCTTGTCCAAATCGAAACCCAAAGGCAGACAGAACCCGCCGCGCGACAACGTCCTCCGCCGCCCTTGGATCGCGCCGGCCGCGCTCGTTCTCCTCACCGCGCTTGTGTACGCGCGCTCGATGCTCGTGCCGGTCCACGACTGGGACGACTACGTTTACATCTTCCGCGACTCGCGGCTCGAGCACCTGTCGGGCGCGAATCTCCTCCGCATCTTGACGCAGCCCTTTTTCGCCAACTTTCACCCCATCACGACGCTCACCTATGCGTTCGACCGCGCCGTCTGGGGAACCTGGGTGCCCGGATTTCATCTCACCCAGCTGGCCTTCTATATCGGAGGCGTCGTCGGCCTCTACTTCCTCTTCGCCCGTCTGCTCGGCTGGCGTCCCGGCGCGTTCGTGGCGGCGGCGATCTTCGCGACACACACGATCCATGTGGAGTCGGTGGCCTGGCTGGCGTCGAGGAAGGACGTCGTCTGCCTGTTCTTTTACGCGCTCGCGCTCAACACCTATGTGCGGTACGCGGGCTCCACTTCCATTCGCTGGGGGACGTACGCTCTCACCTTCGTTCTGTCCGCCGCCGCGATGCTCTCGAAAGGCTACGCGGTGGTCCTCCCGGCCGTGTTCTTCGCCTACGATCTCTGCTTCTCGGGGCGGATCACGCGGAGACAAATTGTCGACAAGCTGCCGTTCCTCACCATCGCGGCCGTTACGATCCTCCTCACCACCAACGCTCAGGATCGGGACAGCGCGCTGATCCAGCCCGGACTTCCATTGGTGGCGCGCGTGGCGCTCCTGGCCAAGATCTTCGCGCTCTACGTCGGACACGCGCTTCTGCCCGTCCGGCT
This portion of the Candidatus Eisenbacteria bacterium genome encodes:
- a CDS encoding ABC transporter ATP-binding protein, producing MLSTRGLVKIYPGPVTALNGIDLDVPQGMFGLLGPNGAGKSTFMKILAGLLEPTSGSVTLDGSDILGHPDTLWPRLGYLPQEFGFYPHLTGEAMLAHLLELKGVAAPQGRKKLVAALLERVNLTFAAKRRVKGYSGGMRQRLGIAQALAGDPRLIIVDEPTAGLDPEERLRFYHLLSELAANRIVLLSTHIVEDVAVLCPRFAVIRAGRLLTVTSPSEARAAIRGHIFEGMVSVDDLPRLRAERTVTQALLVEGRNRARIYEPAGSPPDGFASVPVTLEDAYLVLMRLGAFPTDEPRAGRAAQRDDALSPGSAPAEVAG